GCAAAAATGCCATACGTAACAGAGAGATGGTTGGGTGGGATGCTGACCAACTATAAGACGATCTCGTCTCGCATTAAGCGACTCAAAGATCTTGAGGAGCGAATGGCGAATGGCGAATTAGCCAGTCGTTACGCAAAACTAGAAGTTCAGCGATTCCAGGAAGAAATTGACGAGCTCAACCACAAACTAGGTGGTATAAAAGACATGAATGGCATGCCTGGCGCCCTCTTTATTGTGGATGTTGTCGATGAAGCCTTGGCATTACGTGAAGCTAGCAAGCTGAGCATTCCTATCGTCGGTGTTGTTGATACTAACGCCGACCCGACACTTGTTACATATCCAATTCCTGCCAACGATGACGCGATCAAGGCATTACAGCTCATTACTCGTTATGCCAAGGAGGCGGCTCTGGAAGGCCTAGCCAAGCGTAAGAGCAACGGAGAGGGTAAGTAATGGCAGACATTTCCGTAGAAGAGATCAAGCGCCTCAAAGATCTGACCGGTGTTGGTCTGACTGAAGCCAAGAGAGCCCTTGTAGATAGCAATGGCGACTTTGATAAAGCTCTCGAAGAGATGCGCAAAAAAGGCCTAACTCGTGCCGAAAAGCGTGGTGAGCGCGAAGCCCGT
This genomic interval from Candidatus Saccharimonadales bacterium contains the following:
- the rpsB gene encoding 30S ribosomal protein S2 is translated as DLNKTIEGLEVALPFITETVASGRQVLFVGTKRQAKDIVQQAAIEAKMPYVTERWLGGMLTNYKTISSRIKRLKDLEERMANGELASRYAKLEVQRFQEEIDELNHKLGGIKDMNGMPGALFIVDVVDEALALREASKLSIPIVGVVDTNADPTLVTYPIPANDDAIKALQLITRYAKEAALEGLAKRKSNGEGK